The DNA window TGCTACATCAAATGTCAGGCTGGTTCCTGCAAGCTACTGAGTGCCTCTTGTGAGGGGCCAAGTGCTCTCAGCACCCATTCAAGTAGCCCCCCTCAGTGGAAGTCATCAGTTCTCAGCACCTTTCATGATAGGGCCCACGATTAGCATTGATGAGCCTTGTGCCAGGAACGGACATTCTGGGAACCACTAACCTGGGTCTTTTGATATTACTGGATGAGGGTAGAAAATCAGCATGACTGTTCTGTCTCCTTAAGGCAGTTCACATAGCCCTATGTTACCCATTGTGTTTTTCAGCTATACTGTTCTTGTTCTGCAGCCATCCACATCTGATATTCTATATCAAGCTTTGATAACTCTTTGGAAATGCACTTAATTCACGATTGGGTTAAATTGATCATGTGCTAAAACCCAAAAGAAGTTGCTCTAAATATAATATAATGGCAGCGTCTCTGACTGCAATTATAGTGCCTTtaactgtttaaaaagaaaagtagtatttAGGACTAGATGTATCTGagctttttctcttctccctttgaaTTAAACTTTCTCATAAAAGTCCATCTTCTGTGGTGCTAATTTGACAAAGTGCTGCTATAACTTTCATTTTGTCTCCAGCTGAGAGAGTGACTGTGGAGAAATAATTATATGTTGTGGCCTCAGCTCAGTGGAACATTAAAGTCAGTAGGTGACAGTTGCTGCGTTCCATCCTTTGCTCTTGCATGGATCTCTGCTAATCTGCCTAAGGAACATAGTGAGCAGCATCCTGAAGCTATGCACGTTTGCTCTTTCTAGCTTAGCTAAAAACTCAGCAGTACTGTAATTTTCAGCACCTTGTATTGTATGAGAAAAGCAACCTAAAGTTTATCATGTTCTttcccaaatgaaaaaaagtgtGTGAGAAAATGCCATTGCTAATGTTTATCCAGCATGTAAAACACAATATCAGAATAAATCTTATGTTTGTCTTGGATTCTAGCCAAAACAGAACTGTCAACAAAAGAAACAGCTAAAGGGTCGggagggagggtttaaaaagaaattaaaggctcttttgttttcttttgctaaaTACTGTTGtgtgaaaagtttgttttaagcATATTTATATGTCATGTGAGCTACTGGAAACCCCTAGACCTTCCCCCTCACCCAAGACACACACACGTGTATTTCAAAACCATGATAATTTCGAGAAATTCCCTAATATTTGTATATGGACACTGGAGGGTTTTGTGGGTGAGGAGAATTAATCTTGTTAGAATTAAGAAATGCACAAAAAATTGCACCTTCCCTAAAGCCTTATActtaagagaaaaataataatagtacagtactttcattttcaaagcactgtacaagcaACTAATTATCTTCGTAACACTCCTATGGGTTAGGTATTGTTATCTCAGTTTTACAGctagagaaattgaggcacaggtaTGTTAGGACGCAGACAataccctaaaaagaaaaggagtacttgtggcaccttagagactaacaaatttattagagcataagctttcgtgagctacagctcacttcattggatgcgatgaagtgagctgtagctcacgaaagcttatgctctaataaatttgttagtctctaaggtgccacaagtactccttttctttttgcgaatacagactaacatggctgctactctgaaaccagacaataACCTGTCGCTGCACAAGTGCACAGAGAAATTGGGAAGAAATCCCTGCTTCCCCAGCCCATTCTGTGCCTATTAAGGGGAAGTAATAATTTAACTGTAAGGGCCAAATCCAGCATCTTGGAAAGGCtcttactgatttcaatgagagatgGATTGGATTCTACACAACATCCCTGAGACCACACAGTGAGTCCATACTACAGCTAGAATTGGAACTCATGACTTTCTGGTTCCTAGCCCCTGAGCACAATCCACTAGACTTTGACTGTAAAGCCACTTTCCTATGTATTTTAGGAGACTGAATGAACACTGTCAGAATAAAGCATaagttactcctgggggcattctgcaacaaaaaattaaaaattctgtgccaaaaaaataaaaattgtgtgtacaatattttaatattctgtaaattttgattgtcaaaataacactacataatcacgccagtttcaattattttggtaatttatttcaaaatacctgtcagcaagtatgtcagtaacaatacagacacgcacaaaaattcccccaggagtagagagttaaagacacccctatgacaacccaattcctgtttctctgccctcttctcccccactgccccctcccccagccaagccaggaggcccttcccccacagagcccagcctaGACACCcgcctctctcttccccctcacccctggagcacagggatccagagggagaaacagtctgatgctcggtcccaggcttgcacagagtttcctgcGCACCGCCCTCTCCTTCCGTCAGGGCGTACTAGGActtgcagctgccaggaacctttttgctccctcccccccccccccgccccagcagtgTCTCTTAGGTGTGaactgggctctgccaggtccagcagCCCATaatggcagccagcagcactgcagcccatttctgtgtaggaaaggaaattctgcctgcacaacattaatttctgcaaaattgtgcagtggcatagaattcccccaggagtaatactTTTTTGGGGCTAGGGTGAGGGGTTATACGTAAAACGGGAAGAAATAGTTTGGACTCTGGGGtcaagaggatgagagaacaaacagcaCATGACATTAATCATGAGGTTTAGTGCACTACTGGAATTtccttagatactacagtgatgagcacagtatgaGAACCTACACATAATAGAGCTCTGCACTGTGTCTGGATAACTAAGCTCCTTGCTTAGGCCTTGTCCAACAAAGAGCTTAGATAGTTGGGTAACTTTTCTCaaaaaattaattccatttaCTTCATGTTTTTTGTAAGATTGGGGTCTTGCATCCTCTGGCTTCTCCACTGGAGCCTTCACTTCTTCAGCCTGTAGATCAGATGAGGATGAACCTGTCTTTTCTTGCTCCCTTGCCTTTCCCTGGGTCTGTTGACAAGAAAACTCAGGTTAACATAAGCATTGCGATGTGACTGATGGTTAAcacatgtagggcctgatcccaagtcGTGTGGAGCATCTtcaactccccttgacttcagtggatgatCAGCACTTCCtaagatctggcccattgtgttgTTGAAGCAATGTATATATATTGTTTGCAGTCTGTTTCTTATATAACATTTTGGTTTGTCAGTTCTTTCTCTCTGTATTAAACAATGGATTTTGGTTACTGGATTTGATCCCAATTCAGCACGGCACTTAAACATTGCTTTCGGAAGGACTTACATGCCtgcttgcttaaagttaagcaggtgttAAAGTGCTATGTTTTAACTCGATTATTATTCAGCATATGGGCAAATGCGTTGCTGAGCTGGTGTCTTTGGCAATGGCAAACATCTGAAAAATGTTCTggagcttatttatttatttggcatagactgggggcttgattctgatctcacttataccaATTTACTTATATAACTACAGGGGAATTACTTCTGATGTACGctggtataagtgagaggagaattgggctcAAGGAATTTATCTGTGCATTTAAGCACAGAGCTGCAGGAATGCTGACACACTGAAGTGAGAAAGTAGAGGTGAACTTTAAAAGACATTGATTCTATGGATGTGATATTTTTATTCAGTTCATTCTGCTGTCAGTAGGAGACATTTATATAACAACAAAATGGCATAAAAAGTAAAATGtgttgtaagaggctaattaagtcAACAACAGAAACAGGCACGCAATCCAAAAAATTGAATTCAGAGGTCTATTTCAAAGGGCAATAgcaaaatgactttttgcagCCCAAgttcaataaacaaaaacaaaatggcttCTGGTAGATTCTCATAAGgacataagagctgccatactgggtcagaccatgatccatcttgcccagtatcctgtctctaacagtaGCCCATACCAGAACTTCATGGAGAATATACAGAATaaggcaattatggagtgatcaaCCCTTGTCTTTCACTCCCAAATTTTggtagtcagagatttagggtcCCCCcaaacatggggttgcatccctgaccatcttggctagtagccattgatggacctaccctccatgaacttacctagttctttttaaaaactcagttatacttttggccttcacagtgtcacatggcaatgagttccacaagttagttgaggaaacactttttcacaattgtttgtattaaacctgctagctattaatttcattgggtgactcttGGCTTTTGTATTGTgtaaaagggtaaataacacttctctatttacTTTTTCtgcaccatttatgattttatagacctctatcacatcccccccagtcgtctcttttctaaactgaagagTCCTAATTGTTTTAGTCTATCATCgtatggaagcagttccatacccttaatcttctttgttgcccttctccctTTTCCATTTCCACTGTATTCTTTTTGATAAAGCGTgaccacaactggacacagtattagAGGTGTGGATgcaccctggatttatatagtggcattaaaatattttatgtctcattttctgaatggttcctaactttctgttagcctttttgaccacaGCTTCACACTgaactgaagttttcagagaactatccacggtgactcccagatctctttcttgggtgataacagctaatttagaacccattgAAACTCAGAAGGCCTATTTTGGGGAAGTGCTGAGTGCCTATTAATTATAACTGCAGTTGAGGATGCTTAGCACTCAGCAGTACCCTGCAGTTTGACTCAAACACAGACAGCCAAATTCAGACTTGTATGATTTGCTGAACAGTTTTACTTGAAGCAGgacattttattgtatttttaaaataagagggCCTCCCAGAAGGTAGCATTTCAAGGATGGATTTGAGTGAGAAGGATGACACCATTAGGGGctgaaggaaagggaaagagtTTCAAGTATAAGACTGGGGCATGGAAGATGGCACAAAGGTGGAAGAGGAGAATAGTATAAATTGAACATACAGGAAAGAGGCTTGGGAGAAGTGTAGGTAGTAGGTGGGGGAGTAAATGGAAACAGAGTAGATGTGGACAGGAGTTAGTTGTACGGTGCCTGGGTGAGAATAAGAAGTTTGACAGGCAAAGGGAAGCCAGTGAAAGGATTTGAGAGTGGCTGGAGCAGGAAATTATTTTGTTGGTAATCTAAGAATAAGGACAAATCCTAACTGGAATGTCACAGACTagcaaattgtgatttaaagtgAGGAATAAGGAGAAGGAATAAACAAACTCCTAGGGTCCActgatggcaaaattcccactgacttcaatgcggTCAGGATTCCCCTCTAAGGAACAAAGATCTTGTTGTCACACAAATATCATTggtatttagaaaagaaaagaagacaagTGGAGAAAATAtatgaggcctgattctgatttcacactgATTTTAAACCGTTGCATAACTTCATTAAAACCAGGAGTATTACTGTTGATTACACTATTATATTTGAGAGAAAAATCAGGCTTACAATAAATATGATTAGAAATGTCTCCAAAGAGATTAGTTACCCCTTTTTCCTCCCCTCAGAATGAAAAATGGATGTTTAATAGAgctgaattgaaattaaagaTAAATACAATTAATACGTATATACATTGTGTGCCCAATACATGAAGCAGCCTGCTTTAAAATGACACAGATATGCAAACAATTTCCATTTGGGCACTCTCCTTTGTACAGACTTCACAGTGAAACCGAGCCATTTCTTTGTCACAAGCTTTATTAATCCTAATCTTTTGATCACCAGCACACTGAGAAACCACAAAGACCCCACAGTGCAAAGATACTTTAATAAGAGACGTGGTTGTATCAGTATGGTGCGTGCCTGTAGCTCTGCATGGGTTTTGTTCTTTGGGGGTATGTGCTGCACATCTATAATGAAACCAAAGGGGTTGAAATGAGAATGGATTTCAGAGTGACAATGCAAAAATAACCCCACCATTTTTCTCTTTCAATCAGTAGCAGAGATGAAGAAACAACTGCAGCTAAGAATGACAATGAGGACGTATTCATTGCTGCACGACTCCGACAGACTTTGACTGAACTGGATGAAGATTTAGAAGGTAGGGAACTGTGTCAGGTACAGAAGTAGTAAAGCATGGCAAAAATATATGGAGTCAGTTTCTGCCCTGTGCATGTGCAAGGTTCTCATGGAAGTCACTGGGACCTACACATATATctgtgagcagaatttgacccacactATACGTTTCTGCTACTCCAACCCATATTGTTTTGCTGCTAGATCAAATCAGTATCCTTAGACTGCTATTATCTATTTATCCAGATATTTATATGGACATCGCTGTATATGAGTGCCTGCTACCAGAAAGGTAGTACTTTATGGGACATATTTTCTGCTGGCAtattttcactgacttcactggaaataGAGAATTTGGCACTATGTTTGTGACCGATGTGCCATATGTAGTTTGCAGCTTTGTAGCAGGATCCTATCATTTTACACCATACAAACTGCTTATATTTTCTCAAGATCAAATGGAGAAGGGGGGATGTTTTCTGTGTGATATTTCAACTGCATTACTACATGTAGTTCAAAGTTATAACTCTAAAATCCTGACCAGAATAGATTAAAAGAGACTAAATGTCATCACAAAGAAATAGCCTGCTTCCTAACCACCTGTAATGAATCAAAATATCACACAGTTTTGTTTGATGCAAAATTATGTgaaccctttttaaaatctcataattttgcaGCATCTTAGAATGCAGTGGGCCTGATTAGGATCTCATTTATGGGAGTTTTATACCTTTTCAAGTCCATTAAGTTGAGTGTAgtcactcttgatttacaccaaagCAATTGAAAGAAGAAATAAACCCAATAGCTCCTTTCACAGTAAAATTGTTACATTCCTGGATGATGATGGGAGGTGGGATGGTAGAAAAGGAAATGTAAGTTCTGTGTCTTTGTTGGCTTGCTTGAGGTAGTCCCTCAGGCAGATTGTTTTTATTAACCAGGTTTGAAAATCATAATTGAGAGATGTTTGccatttttctgaaatgcttctcCTTTGGAGTATTGCAGTGAAGTGTTTGTCACTGAGACGTTCGTGAAAGTTAAGGTATACACAATAGACTAAATTCTACCCTCAACTACACATATGTGATTCCCATTGACCACATCAGGAGGTGTGCATGCACAATAGGCTGATGGTAATCATCAACCAGATAGTAAAATGTATACAGATACTGCTTTTTCTTACAACAGGAACACATATGGAAACTTGTGAACAGGTATGTCGTAAGTTATATAAGTGTGATCAAAATCCTGATTTGCTGATTTTTCTAAACCATCTTTGAGTAACTGACAATGATGTTGCACATATCTGACCAATTTGTGaaattttttgtttacatttttgcaGCAATGGAAGGTATACATTATGAAGCAGATAACAACTCTGTATCAAGCCACACAAATGGGGCGTCCAGCTCGCATTTCACCGATGCAGACACTGCTCAGGATGCTGCCTTTGTTGTTCCAGTAACAATCATAGATGAGATTCTGAATATTAATGCAGTAGGTCCAACTGAAGATGAAGAGAATGCATTACTCCCTAatgcagatgatgaagatatctcAGCTGATTCCATTAATTTAGGGAACTTTACAAATAGAAACAGTGCAGGATCTTTTGATAAGAAACATGTAGATGGTGGATCTCTGAGTATATCCATGGACTTAATTCACCAGCAGTCCTCTGACGATATATTTAAGCCCCTGCCCGTAGAACAGAGGCGAGAGATGTTTGAGTCTCTTACATCCTCGTttgaaaagagaaatgaaaacaacCTAGGACTGGAAAACAGCTATAAACATGGTGTTAGTTCTGAGGAATGCAAACCCATGCTGATTTCTTCTCACCTCAAGCCTAAGACTCAAATCCACATagcaagagagaaaacaaatcaaTTTAATGAACAAAATAGTCAAGAAAGATTCTTGAACAAAATGCACACAGAATTGGAATTCAAGCCCCCATCAACCAAAACAACTGAGGAGAAAGAAGATATCCTGTCACCACCTCTGTGGGGTCATCGTGCCCCTAGTTCCATAACAAGCTATGAACCTAAAGTAGGTCTGACAACCTTTAAAGTTGTCCCTCCCAAACCTGAAATAAAATACTTCGATAGAGGTAATTCCTTCTCCACTGGTGCCATTAAGATAGATGACCTAGGCAACCTGATGACTCCAAATGCTGGTAAGAAGAACACGTCAGATATTTCTTCCAATGAAACTGATGAACCTCTTATTAGGAGAGTAAAGGAATTCTGGAGGTCAAACTCTACAGGAAAACAATCTGACAAATCTATAGAACATAATTCTAAAAAGTCAGTAGTCACTGTGAGCTCCAAACCCTTTAATTCAAAATCTGAAAGCAAACCTCTCTCTCTAACAGATGCAAAACCAATACCATTGCAACCAGTAACTTCAAATGTGGTTGAAAGGCATTTTGAGCTCGAAAGAATCAAACCACCTGTGCCAGCCGCACAGTCTCAGGTAAACACATCAGTGTCCCCAACAATTAACCAGGACAAGACAGAGTTCCCATTTCTAAGGCCTTATAAAAGAACTTCAAGCCATTATGTTGCCTCTGCTATTGCAAAACGCCTCGATCCACTTATGTTTAACACTGATTTGATAGAGAAGCATGATAAAGAGGAGAATAATCATGAagaaaaattgataaaaattggaGCAGAACCTCTCCCCAAAGGTTGCATTATTATGACCAAAAACAGCCCTATGGAAATAAAACCAGCAGAAATGAGAGACtcttattcaaatatttttacttGCAGTTACAAAGCATCAAATAGCAGGTTGACGCTTGGTGATAATTCTGCTGTGGAAAACAAAGCAGTGAACATCAGGTTACTGAATCAGACAACCCCTGTAGGTTTCTATAAACGGAGTATCAGTGTACCACTTACTAAATCCTTTTCAAAGGATAACAACACTGCAGAAGGCGATCACAGCAAACACAGCATAGTTGATAAAAACACACATCCTTTGTCTGATCAGAAATGTGAGAAGACGGACCATACTAATTCTTCCTCATCGTTCACATCACCTGATCTCCCAACACCTACATCCTCTTCCAGCTCATTGTTGAGGCCCACTAAATGGCATCCTGCTAACAATATACAAACTAATTCTTTAAAAGCATTGTCAGAGCTAAATATTACTCCTGTAAATAACCACGTCATTTCTCAAAGGGATGAGAAGCCTGACAGTATGAATAAATCTGATGTCACTGTACAGACAGATATCTTTGGGCCAAAGAAGAAGTTTAAACCCATTGTCCAGAAACCAGTCCCAAAAGATACATCTCTGCACAGCACTTTAATGGAAGCCATTCAGActgcaggagggaaggaaaaactcCGAAAGGTAAAGTGGAGACTTCATTTAGGCCTTTGAAACTGGAGAAAGCTTGCATTCACTGGAGTAGACACCAGCCTATTTTATAACTGGTACTCTTGTTCATGAGCTGTAGTACatgtaatatttaaaacatttataataGCAAAATTCAGAACCAGGCCACTGGTTATTCCGCGCATACTGAATATTGTTATGCAATAGCATAGCCACTTGTACTAGTTAGAATAACCAGAGGAATACAGATGTACAGTATAAAGAGACAAACACTTGAGGTTAACCTAAAAGCCTAACCTGTATTCCTGAAAGTTGTATAAACATCGGAATGTGCATTATATATAGGAAACATTTAGCTACACGTCAGTGAAAGATATACAGTTACTTTATATCATCAAGATTTGTTATTTGTTAACTGCTAATACTGTGCTTGGCATTCTGCACAATACACAAAGCGCTTGATTCTGCATtcctaagcaaaaaaaaaagtgggaccATTTGCTTAAGTAAGTAGTATGCATTAtgaataagggctgcagaatcaggcccaaatgaAGCCAAGCTGCCTGGCCAACAGAGCTTAAAGTATAGATATGTGCTTCGAACAATTTTAATAAAGTGTTTTCAAACTATCCTTAAGTAAATATCTAGTAACAACTTGATGGTGTCTATTTTGTTCATACTCTAGAGTTCAgacagcatgacaaatggaagtCAGAAGAAAACCTCATATGCCGAGCCAGAGAATGAGCATTCAGCCCTGCTGGCAGCAATCAGAGGCCACAGAGGCACCTCAGGACTAAAAAAGGTGAAATAGATAAATAGGATTAGTGCTCATCTCATTGGTTGTTTCTACTGAATGTGCTGGATGCACGGTGACCTGGAGTGATGCAAAGTAATTTGTATTGCAACAAGAAGACCTTAGAAAAAAATATGACAACACAGGACAGACTGTAATGTTTACgtgatgggccaaattctgcactcggTTATagaacttcattgacttcactagagttGTACACTGGTAGCTGAGGGCTTTGTGATGGCTTACATTAAATCAAGGTAAACCCAAATTAGTTAAATATGGGACTGCACACTCCAGATACTTAACCGAACAATCTTAAGCTCAGCATTTTCACAGGCTTAGGCATTATGGATAAGCTTTTCATTGTAGGAAAATGCAGTTTGCACCCCACCTAACTTATGGGTCAGCATACCCCAGAAATCTACCTACTGGACATATGTGCATGTAAATACTTGATTTCCACATGCACGCTGTATTTATGGACATTAGTTAGATGCAATGAAAGTATACATGGAATTGTATGTGACTAACTAAAAATCCGACTTGTTTCCCCACAGCTAGATGACTCCTTCTGTTGGAAGAATTTATCTAACCATTAAGGCATCTCTTATTTTTAATAGCCAGAGTCTGAATTGCTCTAACACGAACCTTCACTCAGTTCACTGACCCAGCCAAGGAAGTGTATTGGGCAAGAAGTGTCCCATCTCCCTGATGCAGTGACTCAAACCATTACCAACTATCCACACAGCTGGGGATCACTGGATGTCTACCAACCACATAACGTCCCTGTTCTTCCCTATGTTACTCCATTATCCTCAAAGCAACCATAAATGCCTCATTACTCGTGGGGCAAATAGAATAGACAACTTCCTCTGAGACTGACACCCCACAACACAGTATGTTACCAGAGGCAGTTAAAGAGCAGCCTGGCACACAGCCATTCCAGGACTGAGGAAGGCAAAGGCCACATCTGTGCACGCACACGCTATTGAATTGCCCTGTGTGCTGCTTGGGCATAGCTGAGAATCCATGTGAAGGAAGTTCTGAAAATAAATTGTTGTTGTATCATCAGAGAGACTCTTTCAAATTCTTTTCTCCAGTAAAGAAGCGTGgctttttgcattatttttaaggATCTTTTTTAGGAACCATCCATCACTTTTTCACACAGTGTGGCCTGTACTAATTAATGCAGTGCATATCTATTGTAGTGGACAGAGTACAGGAATGGAGTACAAGTGCTCCCGAGGTCTTGTTCTTCTGTTGTCTCCCTCTTTGGACTTAGATAATTCACATGccactctctgcctcaatttccccatctatgaaatggggataataatatttacttTGTAGTCCCACATTTGTCCTGTGATGATAAATTTATTAACGTTTGCCAAACACTTTGAGGATAAATAAATTCTTGACATTTATGACATTATCATTGTTAATAGATATTAGGCATATTGTTAAAGACAAAAGGCTGTTAAAAAATCACAAGCAAGCTCCCCACCAGGTTGTTTATATTAGAACAGGCTTCTGCACATATAATTCATGCAGCAATTTTAGGTTAAGGAATTCCAAAGTAACTCTATTGGAAAAGCAGTCAGTCAGTTTGccccatttattttcaaatagttctctctagttttatttctttttaatttggatGGAAACTGTATGTTTAAGAACAATTCTAAAGTGAAGGTAGGTTTAAGAGTGAAGATCCAaagttctctttctctttctgttgtCCATTATTACCACCACATGGCACAGACTACTATAAGTAATTGAGATTCCCTAGTGCCTACAGCTGccctaatacattttttttttattccaaaatcCTTACAGTCATTCCCAAACTCACACCAAGTCCAACTGTCAGCCTTTTACCTTAAACACCAAGAAGAGTTACAGGATGCTAGAGTTCACAGAAAGTAAAGATTGAGTTTCTGAGACACAGTCAATGCCAAGTCCTTGGTCCTGGTAATCAGCCCAGTTGAGTGATGTGAGAGAGTAGTAACAGATGTTTAAACCAATGAGCAAACAAAAGTTTTACATGTTTTATATCAGTTAAGCAAACTGAAATTGGGAGTGGTGAAAAAAAAGTGTCAAGTAATTACAATTTAGTGTTATGCCAGATATTCACTAATCACATTCAACTGTCTCACTGGTAGATCTCATCATCAGCCTCTGAAGAGCTGCAGAGCTTTAGAAATGCAGAACTGTTCTTGCAAAATAAAGAAGCCTCTCAGGCAGAGCATCTTTGGATCCCCCCTCCACCTGTCCTGCTGCCACCACAACCACCTCCTTCCAGCCACAAGT is part of the Dermochelys coriacea isolate rDerCor1 chromosome 2, rDerCor1.pri.v4, whole genome shotgun sequence genome and encodes:
- the COBL gene encoding protein cordon-bleu isoform X9; this encodes MKARAPPPPSQSLAASQIQSEQKLVTELGVIPDQSLVTMKENLINRTVDFTVVLPSGVEQKNNVHGSKAVMDLLVDLCSRYHLNPAHHTLELKACGMQPLSYKPNTLVGALDVQTVLLKEKVPEGKTKRPPPRIPEKSVRLVVNYLKTHKAVVRVSPEVPLHSIIPAICEKCEVSPDHVVLLRDNITGEELELTKSLDELGIKELYAWDRKRETSQNSSLSNDATEKEKRGFLGFFKVNKRSSKGFATAPNSPSVNSRSITLGPSLSLGNISGMTANPEIKKRRAPPPPVAAPLLQSMETSGMAKTAIQIPQGASQNDLQKKKRRAPPPPTPPAPVMPNRTEEKEDKRKSTMESLQLTHDNIYVVDDMVLELSEVEETTSLSSCFASEDTTEDSGVVSSPSDVVSLNSQNDNMKFKDKPVNGQEDSAERDGIYAAELCSVRNTSCDSNDSGNAHQSSRDEETTAAKNDNEDVFIAARLRQTLTELDEDLEAMEGIHYEADNNSVSSHTNGASSSHFTDADTAQDAAFVVPVTIIDEILNINAVGPTEDEENALLPNADDEDISADSINLGNFTNRNSAGSFDKKHVDGGSLSISMDLIHQQSSDDIFKPLPVEQRREMFESLTSSFEKRNENNLGLENSYKHGVSSEECKPMLISSHLKPKTQIHIAREKTNQFNEQNSQERFLNKMHTELEFKPPSTKTTEEKEDILSPPLWGHRAPSSITSYEPKVGLTTFKVVPPKPEIKYFDRGNSFSTGAIKIDDLGNLMTPNAGKKNTSDISSNETDEPLIRRVKEFWRSNSTGKQSDKSIEHNSKKSVVTVSSKPFNSKSESKPLSLTDAKPIPLQPVTSNVVERHFELERIKPPVPAAQSQVNTSVSPTINQDKTEFPFLRPYKRTSSHYVASAIAKRLDPLMFNTDLIEKHDKEENNHEEKLIKIGAEPLPKGCIIMTKNSPMEIKPAEMRDSYSNIFTCSYKASNSRLTLGDNSAVENKAVNIRLLNQTTPVGFYKRSISVPLTKSFSKDNNTAEGDHSKHSIVDKNTHPLSDQKCEKTDHTNSSSSFTSPDLPTPTSSSSSLLRPTKWHPANNIQTNSLKALSELNITPVNNHVISQRDEKPDSMNKSDVTVQTDIFGPKKKFKPIVQKPVPKDTSLHSTLMEAIQTAGGKEKLRKSSDSMTNGSQKKTSYAEPENEHSALLAAIRGHRGTSGLKKISSSASEELQSFRNAELFLQNKEASQAEHLWIPPPPVLLPPQPPPSSHKSMTAPKLPVTATSNPGEAREALMEAIRSGAGAARLRKVPLLV
- the COBL gene encoding protein cordon-bleu isoform X6 gives rise to the protein METLAQPGANKPPSGRKMKARAPPPPSQSLAASQIQSEQKLVTELGVIPDQSLVTMKENLINRTVDFTVVLPSGVEQKNNVHGSKAVMDLLVDLCSRYHLNPAHHTLELKACGMQPLSYKPNTLVGALDVQTVLLKEKVPEGKTKRPPPRIPEKSVRLVVNYLKTHKAVVRVSPEVPLHSIIPAICEKCEVSPDHVVLLRDNITGEELELTKSLDELGIKELYAWDRKRETSQNSSLSNDATEKEKRGFLGFFKVNKRSSKGFATAPNSPSVNSRSITLGPSLSLGNISGMTANPEIKKRRAPPPPVAAPLLQSMETSGMAKTAIQIPQGASQNDLQKKKRRAPPPPTPPAPVMPNRTEEKEDKRKSTMGNGRQVPQKPPRGNIRGPPQLVIPPPPPYPPPDTDIVDPTDYYSEAPDVTAPTNVVPQQSLQLTHDNIYVVDDMVLELSEVEETTSLSSCFASEDTTEDSGVVSSPSDVVSLNSQNDNMKFKDKPVNGQEDSAERDGIYAAELCSVRNTSCDSNDSGNAHQSRDEETTAAKNDNEDVFIAARLRQTLTELDEDLEAMEGIHYEADNNSVSSHTNGASSSHFTDADTAQDAAFVVPVTIIDEILNINAVGPTEDEENALLPNADDEDISADSINLGNFTNRNSAGSFDKKHVDGGSLSISMDLIHQQSSDDIFKPLPVEQRREMFESLTSSFEKRNENNLGLENSYKHGVSSEECKPMLISSHLKPKTQIHIAREKTNQFNEQNSQERFLNKMHTELEFKPPSTKTTEEKEDILSPPLWGHRAPSSITSYEPKVGLTTFKVVPPKPEIKYFDRGNSFSTGAIKIDDLGNLMTPNAGKKNTSDISSNETDEPLIRRVKEFWRSNSTGKQSDKSIEHNSKKSVVTVSSKPFNSKSESKPLSLTDAKPIPLQPVTSNVVERHFELERIKPPVPAAQSQVNTSVSPTINQDKTEFPFLRPYKRTSSHYVASAIAKRLDPLMFNTDLIEKHDKEENNHEEKLIKIGAEPLPKGCIIMTKNSPMEIKPAEMRDSYSNIFTCSYKASNSRLTLGDNSAVENKAVNIRLLNQTTPVGFYKRSISVPLTKSFSKDNNTAEGDHSKHSIVDKNTHPLSDQKCEKTDHTNSSSSFTSPDLPTPTSSSSSLLRPTKWHPANNIQTNSLKALSELNITPVNNHVISQRDEKPDSMNKSDVTVQTDIFGPKKKFKPIVQKPVPKDTSLHSTLMEAIQTAGGKEKLRKSSDSMTNGSQKKTSYAEPENEHSALLAAIRGHRGTSGLKKISSSASEELQSFRNAELFLQNKEASQAEHLWIPPPPVLLPPQPPPSSHKSMTAPKLPVTATSNPGEAREALMEAIRSGAGAARLRKVPLLV